TGGCAGCTCGCCGGGCCGAGGGGAGTACGGCCGGCTCGGTACGACCGCCAGCCGGGGCGGCGGTCAGGGGCGAGGCCGAGGCCGTGGTGCAGCAGGAGGGACGTGCTCTCCTGAGACTCGCCTCGCAGGCGGGGGTGCAGGCCGTGCCCGTGCAGCGCGTGGACATCCGCCGCTACGTGGAGGCCACCGGCACCATCACCTCCGAACGCGACGTGACCCTCTCCTTCGGGGTGGGAGGGCGCCTGGAGGCGGTCCACGTGGGGGTGGGCGACCGGGTCCAGCAGGGCGACCTCCTGGCCGAGCTCGACGACACGTCCCTGCGCCTGGCCTACGTGCGGGCCCGCAACGCCTACGAGCAGGCGCGTCTGGAGCAAGGCTCCGCCCAGGTGGAGGAGAGCCGTCTGGCCATGGAGGCGGCGCGCCAGGACCTGGAGGGCGCGCGGCTGGTGGCACCGTTCGACGGCGTCGTCGTCAGCGTCGACGCGCAGGCGGGCGAGCACGTCTCGGCGTCCCAGGCCGTGGTGCGGCTGGTCGACCTGTCGGCGCTGCGGGTCGAGGTGTCGGTGGACGAGGTGGACCTGCCCTACGTCCGGCAGGGGCAGGCGGCCGTCGTCACGGTACGCGGCTACCCTGATCTCGCCCTGGAGGGCGAGGTGGAGCGGCTCACGCCGGCCGGGCGCAGCCAGGGGGACCTGGTGCTCTTCGACGTGGTGGTGCGGCTCCGTGAGGCGCGAGACGAGCTCTTGCCGGGCATGACCGCCACGGCCCGCATCGAGGTGGCGCGAGCCGACGGCGTGCTGGCCGTGCCCGAGGAGGCCGTGGTGGAGACGGGGGGTCGGGCCCTGGTGAGCCGGGTGGTGGACGGCTCCATCGTGCTGACCCCGGTGGAGCTGGGCGTCAGCGACGGGCGATTCGTCGAGGTGCGCTCGGGCCTCCGCGAGGGCGACCGGGTGCTGGCGACCAACTACGAGGTGTACCGGCGGCTCGCGGGGAGCAACCCCAGCTCGGGCGGACCTCCGGGCGGGCCGGGGACCACGTTTCGCCTCGACGCCCGGCCGGTGGGGCGATGACCGGTGACGGCGCGTCGAGCGGGCCTGGTGCCGGGCAACGGCGACGGCACGGCCGCCATCCGGCTGCAGGGCGTCAGCAAGGTCTACGGGCGCGGCGAGAGCGCCGTGGTGGCCCTGCGTGACGTCGATCTGACCGTCGCACCCGGCGAGTACGTCGCCATCACGGGGCCGTCCGGGTCGGGCAAGTCGACCCTGATGCACCTGCTGGGCTGCCTGGACCGCCCGACGTCGGGCAAGATCCTCATCGAGGGGCAGGACGTCACCCGGCTCAGCGAGCCGCGCCTGGCGGCCCTTCGCAACCGGCGCATCGGATTCGTCTTCCAGTCCTTCCATCTGATGCCGCGTGAGACGGTGCTGCGCAACGTCGAGTGGCCCCTCATCTATGCCGGCCTGCCACCGGCTCGGCGGCGGGAGCGTGCGCTCCAGGTGCTGAGCCAGGTCGGCATGGCGCACCGCGTGCGACACCGACCCCAGGAGCTCTCGGGCGGCGAGCGCCAGCGCGTCGCCATCGCCCGGGCACTGGTCAACGACCCGGCCTTCATCCTGGCCGACGAGCCCACCGGCAACCTGGACTCGGCCAACGGCGAGCAGGTGCTGGCCTTGCTCGAGGAGCTCAACGCCCAGGGGCGCACCGTGATCCTGGTGACGCACGACATGGGCATCGCGCACCGGGCTCGCCGGTTGATCCGGGTGCGTGACGGCCGGGTGGAGTACGACGGGGGCGCCTCCGCGCCGCCAGAGGGGAGGTGGGCCGTTCCGTGAGGATGCGGGAGCTGATCGGGGTCGCCTTCGGCAGCATCCGGGCGGGCGGGCTCCGATCCTTCTTGTCGGTGCTGGGGATCGTCATCGGGGTGGCCGCGGTCATCGCGCTGGTCTCCGTGGGGCAGGGGGCGACGGCCCAGATCCAGTCACAACTGACGTCGCTCGGCTCCAACCTGCTGACCATCATGCCCTCGGCCCGCACCGCCTCCGGCGGGCGGGTCTCGCAGGAGCAGCTGTCGGGGCTCACCATGGAGCTGGCCGACGAGCTGCCGCTCGCGGCGCCGGCCGTCTCGGCCGCCACGGGGCTCGTACAGAGCCGGGCCACGCTGGTGGTGGGGGCCAGCAACCTGTCGGTCAGCGTCATGGGTGTGGGGGAGGCGTACGCGTCGCTGCTCAACTACCGCCCCGTCGCGGGTCGATTCGTGCAGCCCCGGGACGGGCGCGAGCGCAGGATGGCCGTCGTGCTGGGCTTCGGCGTGGCCCAGGATCTCTTCGGCGGGGAGGTGCCGGTGGGGCGCGACATCACGCTGGTCTTCGGAGGCCGTCCCGTCGCGGGGGTCGTGGTGGGGGTCATGGAGCCCAAGGGCGCCCTCTTCTTCTCCAACTTCGACCGGCAGATCTACGTCCCGGCCCAGACCCTGGTGGCCCGTGGGCTGGTGCCCAACCGGATGGGCTCCTACCTGGCCCAGACCAAGCCGGGGGTCGACGTCGACGACGCGGTGGCCCAGGTCACCTTCTTCTTCGACCGCCGGCTCGGCGAGGCCGGCATCGTCCAGGTGGCGAGCCAGCAGGCCCTCCTGGACGCGGTGAGTCAGGCCACCGGTACCATGACC
This genomic interval from Limnochorda sp. LNt contains the following:
- a CDS encoding ABC transporter permease — encoded protein: MRELIGVAFGSIRAGGLRSFLSVLGIVIGVAAVIALVSVGQGATAQIQSQLTSLGSNLLTIMPSARTASGGRVSQEQLSGLTMELADELPLAAPAVSAATGLVQSRATLVVGASNLSVSVMGVGEAYASLLNYRPVAGRFVQPRDGRERRMAVVLGFGVAQDLFGGEVPVGRDITLVFGGRPVAGVVVGVMEPKGALFFSNFDRQIYVPAQTLVARGLVPNRMGSYLAQTKPGVDVDDAVAQVTFFFDRRLGEAGIVQVASQQALLDAVSQATGTMTLLLGAIAGIALLVGGIGIMNVMLVAVAERTHEIGVRMAIGARRADILRQFLAESTALSVVGGVVGLLAGWAGGWALSRALGFPFVVSSQSIVLAIGFSMAVGIFFGIYPARRASRLDPVEALRYE
- a CDS encoding ABC transporter ATP-binding protein; this translates as MVPGNGDGTAAIRLQGVSKVYGRGESAVVALRDVDLTVAPGEYVAITGPSGSGKSTLMHLLGCLDRPTSGKILIEGQDVTRLSEPRLAALRNRRIGFVFQSFHLMPRETVLRNVEWPLIYAGLPPARRRERALQVLSQVGMAHRVRHRPQELSGGERQRVAIARALVNDPAFILADEPTGNLDSANGEQVLALLEELNAQGRTVILVTHDMGIAHRARRLIRVRDGRVEYDGGASAPPEGRWAVP
- a CDS encoding efflux RND transporter periplasmic adaptor subunit, which produces MAQRRVLGRALHWSVIAAVVLAAGGVGTWWWLAARRAEGSTAGSVRPPAGAAVRGEAEAVVQQEGRALLRLASQAGVQAVPVQRVDIRRYVEATGTITSERDVTLSFGVGGRLEAVHVGVGDRVQQGDLLAELDDTSLRLAYVRARNAYEQARLEQGSAQVEESRLAMEAARQDLEGARLVAPFDGVVVSVDAQAGEHVSASQAVVRLVDLSALRVEVSVDEVDLPYVRQGQAAVVTVRGYPDLALEGEVERLTPAGRSQGDLVLFDVVVRLREARDELLPGMTATARIEVARADGVLAVPEEAVVETGGRALVSRVVDGSIVLTPVELGVSDGRFVEVRSGLREGDRVLATNYEVYRRLAGSNPSSGGPPGGPGTTFRLDARPVGR